In a single window of the Neospora caninum Liverpool complete genome, chromosome VIIa genome:
- a CDS encoding anaphase-promoting complex subunit 10 domain-containing protein, which yields MRGRVAAEARRSSRLSDASRGRKREAGEQESAHAFSLAQDGQETESESDSSNSSEGGDAALDPDDFSSSSGRSSGSEDVEDFFFSDSSSLSSDASSPRRGREKGEHGTAPSSGPPRSPQSPSLLPVGSSASLSPRFTPSRPHSRSSSPATASSSSPAAASSSSPAASSSSASSLCSGQVAVSPLHASSRRPLDWTGRSWWGGGLRSGISVAEVLCSYPARLCGVALPPFEELQARWYELGALAFWQLSSAKDGSGVAQLRDNDSRTFWQSDGAAPHTVTLTFNRLMKISRVDLLVNLQIDESYTPRVVQIKIGDSPASLHVAREAEYEPRSRDEGAAWWSIPLRPTDALRAKHAGRLPFEDAPSEDLRAFYAWLQTIDHVSGFCLQIAVHHTFHEGRDVHIRQIRVYGPDGATDSQVTPACASQQVERGQGRGAPAVDGNERADPAFAPFSLPSFETAHIRLATPPPMPTGDEDREDDCEQDSELEGEHEREEPRDVASYLVRMYYQTQLRRREEGSEAAPLPSTWLLGGEADIAAGPQPDSRPRSRPPTFGSPSAIALAFRAGGSNEAACREFF from the exons ATGCGCGGGCGCGTcgcagcggaggcgcgacggagctctcgcctttctgaCGCGTCTCGAGGACGGAAGCGCGAAGCGGGAGAACAAGAATCCGCACACGCGTTCTCCCTGGCGCAGGAtggacaggagacagagtcggAGTCGGATTCCAGCAATTCGTCGGAGGGCGGGGACGCGGCCCTCGATCCCGACGACTTCTCCAGCTCGAGCGGCCGCAGCAGCGGCTCTGAAGACGTCGAAgatttcttcttttccgactcgtcttctctctcttcagacGCCTCCTCACCTCGCAGGGGGCGTGAGAAAGGCGAACACGGCACCGCGCCGAGCTCTGGTCCACCTCGCAGCCCCCAGTCTCCGTCCCTCCTCCCTGTGggctcttcggcctctctctcacctcgtTTCACTCCTTCGCGGCCTCACTCCCGGTCCTCCTCTCCAGCgactgcgtcttcgtcgtctccagccgctgcgtcttcgtcgtctccagctgcgtcttcttcgtctgcgtcttctctctgttcgggTCAagttgctgtctctccactgcatgcgtcgtcGCGCAGGCCGCTGGACTGGACGGGACGCAGCTGGTGGGGCGGGGGCCTCCGGAGCGGAATTTCCGTAGCCGAAGTCTTGTGCAGCTACCCCGCGCGGCTCTGTGGCGTGGCGCTTCCTCCCTTCGAGGAACTGCAGGCGCGCTGGTACGAGCTTGGCGCGCTGGCGTTCTGGCAGCTGTCCTCGGCCAAAGACG GCAGCGGCGTTGCGCAGCTGCGCGACAACGACAGCCGGACGTTCTGGCAAAGCGACGGCGCTGCGCCTCACACCGTGACTCTCACTTTCAACAGACTCATGAAGATTTCCCGAGTAGACCTTCTCGTCAATCTCCAGATCGACGAGTCGTATACCCCGCGGGTGGTGCAAATCAAAATCG GAGACAGCCCGGCCAGTCTGCATGTCGCGAGGGAGGCTGAGTACGAGCCCCGCTCCcgcgacgagggcgcagCCTGGTGGTCCATCCCGCTGCGTCCCACGGATGCCTTGCGG GCGAAGCATGCGGGCCGCCTACCGTTTGAAGACGCGCCCAGCGAGGACCTCCGCGCCTTCTACGCCTGGCTCCAGACGATCGACCACGTCAGCGGCTTCTGTCTGCAGATCGCCGTTCACCACACCTTCCACGAGGGCCGGGATGTCCACATCCGCCAG ATCCGCGTCTACGGTCCCGACGGTGCGACTGACTCACAGGTGactcctgcatgcgcgtctcaGCAGGTCGAGCGAggacaggggagaggcgcgccggcAGTGGACGGGAACGAGCGCGCCGACCCAGCGTTCGCGCCCTTTTCCCTGCCGTCTTTCGAGACGGCGCATATCCGGCTGGCCACGCCCCCCCCGATGCCCACTGGCGACGAAGATCGCGAGGACGATTGCGAGCAAGACAGTGAACTAGAGGGGGAacacgagcgagaagagccgcgGGACGTGGCGTCGTACTTGGTGCGCATGTACTACCAGACGCAGTtaaggagacgcgaagaaggcagcgaagcgGCGCCGCTGCCATCGACCTGGCTCCTGGGTGGCGAGGCCGACATTG CCGCTGGTCCTCAGCCCGATTCCAgacctcgctctcgtcctccgACGTTCGGGTCACCCAGCGCCATCGCTCTGGCATTTCGCGCCGGGGGTTCAAACGAGGCGGCATGTCGGGAGTTCTTCTAG
- a CDS encoding phosphopantethiene--protein transferase domain containing protein, with translation MAEVDAYLDSLERDEARRGRARKPRGNARNASVVRAWGKPASSLRGCSSPASSSVREPRSSSSQASAPRHARPPADARELPLSSCEHRRAGLLHAADAAATRKTSRKEDARQEHGVESLKQRVDGEPAGVGVEDWGEGEVTIDRDEDSLFPLDEGLLARQASAVLEILGAPTITSESRVSCRFSAGVIQAAIDADRREVEKLADDGSQFFCQGSGIKDLLKLRLSVPERLPLLFMHASLHLLGFDHEEDEQAAEMEAVEEALFARFLKQAQARALLQGGGPAAPHFFVGTGLDICSISRMRKFLLRRLCPESTAADGEASGGDPQDPEKGTDRGKRASSCGPEGGKERYAGRAQSHLSTREVAAAGEGQTAPGEIEEPQQRRNADATRCMHTRRLKRALRWILTPLEILEFRRQFEGMRTASCGGTEPPTLWERTHASGERVRACGTSEKAPNSETDREASGLHNTCAGGTGSGTRETRESEENKNLMSDKSLRKKSDVLSRNLQGAAAFLAGRFAAKEALAKAMGGSGLRSLSAHGIRMRDVEIYRGLNGQPLVRLLGDALEHQRQKRISSVFISITGEGDMAMATATAVGT, from the exons ATGGCCGAAGTCGACGCCTACCTTGACTCTctcgaaagagacgaggcacGTCGAGGCAGGGCTAGGAAGCCTCGTGGCAACGCGCGGAACGCGTCCGTCGTCAGAGCCTGGGGGAAgcccgcgtcctcgctccgAGGCTGTTCGTCGCCggcttcgtcctctgtgCGCGAGccgcgttcctcgtcttctcagGCATCTGCGCCGCGCCATGCGCGTCCACCTGCTGACGCGCGCGAGCTGCCTCTGTCCAGTTGCGAGCATCGACGTGCAGgtctcctgcatgcggcagacgccgcagcgacgagaaagacaagcagaaaagaagacgcgcgacagGAGCACGGAGTCGAAAGCCTAAAGCAGAGGGTGGACGGAGAACCCGCCGGCGTAGGCGTCGAAGATTGGGGTGAAGGCGAGGTCACCATCGATCGCGATGAAGACAGTCTATTTCCTCTAGATGAAGGCTTGCTTGCGAGGCAAGCGAGCGCCGTGCTGGAGATCTTAGG GGCTCCGACAATTACCTCGGAGTCTCGCGTGTCTTGCCGGTTCTCCGCAGGCGTCATTCAGGCGGCGATCGATGCGGACCGACGGGAAGTCGAAAAACTTGCAGATGACGGCAGCCAATTCTTCTGCCAAGGAAG tGGAATTAAGGACCTTCTGAAACTGCGGCTGTCGGTTCCTGAGCGCCTGCCGCTTCTcttcatgcatgcatctttgCACCTTCTCGG ATTTGAtcacgaggaagatgagcaGGCGGCAGAGATGGAAGCTGTGGAGGAGGCACTGTTTGCGCGGTTTCTCAAACAGGCTCAAGC GCGAGCGTTGCTGCAGGGCGGCGGTCCGGCGGCTCCACACTTCTTCGTTGGGACGGGATTGGACATTTGCTCCATTTCCCGCATGCGCAAATtcctgctgcgtcgcctctgtccaGAGAGCACCGCAGCGGACGGGGAAGCGTCCGGCGGAGATCCGCAAGACccggagaaagggacagatcGTGGGAAGCGCGCGAGCAGCTGCGGACCcgaaggcggaaaggagCGCTACGCGGGAAGAGCGCAATCACATCTCTCTACCAGAGAAGTCGCTGCTGCGGGAGAGGGCCAAACCGCGCCAGGTGAAATCGAGGAACCTCAACAACGACGGAATGCGGACGCCACGAGGTGTATGCACACCCGCCGTTTGAAGCGGGCGTTGCGGTGGATTTTAACGCCGCTCGAAATTCTCGAGTTTCGCCGGCAGTTCGAGGGGATGCGCACTGCGTCGTGTGGTGGGACAGAACCCCCGACTCTGTGGGAGCGAACACATGCATCTGGGGAGCGAGTGAGGGCATGCGGGACCTCTGAGAAGGCACCGAATTCCGAGACGGACCGGGAGGCAAGCGGCCTCCACAACACGTGCGCGGGAGGGACTGGCAGCGGCACGCGTGAAACGAGAGAGtcggaagaaaacaaaaacctGATGAGCGATAAGTcactgagaaaaaagagcgacGTCTTGTCGCGGAATCTGCAAGGCGCGGCGGCCTTCCTGGCAGGCCGCTTCGCGGCCAAAGAGGCTCTGGCCAAAGCGATGGGTGGATCCGGTCTTCGAAGTCTCTCTGCAC ATGGCATACGCATGCGCGACGTGGAGATCTACCGCGGGCTGAACGGTCAGCCGCTagtgcgccttctcggcgaTGCGCTGGAGCACCAGCGACAGAAGCGAATTTCAAGTGTCTTCATTTCCATcaccggcgaaggcgacatGGCGATGGCAACTGCCACAGCGGTCGGCACATAA